In Dolichospermum flos-aquae CCAP 1403/13F, the following proteins share a genomic window:
- the glcD gene encoding glycolate oxidase subunit GlcD — MLTQDKKQINWKPIIKKFVAVVGEKGVVQRKEELLTYECDGLTSYKQRPPVAVLPRTTEQVSEIVKICNQFSVPFIARGSGTGLSGGALPTENSVLIVTSLMRQILSIDLENQRAVVQPGVINSWVTQAVSGAGFYFAPDPSSQIICSIGGNIAENSGGVHCLKYGVTTNHVLGLKLVLPDGEIVDVGGQIPEMPGYDLTGVFVGSEGTLGIATEITLKILKSAESICVLLADFTSVDAAAATVSDIISAGIIPGGMEMMDNISINAVEDVVATNCYPRDATAILLVEIDGLEVEVSANKQRVIEICKKNGARNVTSASDPETRLKLWKGRKAAFAAAGHISPDYYVQDGVIPRTQLPYVLQEIERLSYEYGYPIANVFHAGDGNLHPLILFDNSVHGELEKVEELGGEILRLCVRVGGSISGEHGIGADKKCYMPDMFSEADLETMQWVRQVFNPQGLANPGKIFPTPRTCGEAAKASIQQFSGVERF; from the coding sequence ATGCTTACCCAAGATAAAAAACAAATCAACTGGAAACCTATTATCAAAAAATTTGTCGCTGTAGTTGGTGAAAAAGGTGTAGTTCAACGCAAAGAAGAACTTCTCACCTATGAATGCGACGGTTTAACCAGCTATAAACAACGTCCCCCAGTTGCAGTATTACCCAGAACCACAGAACAAGTATCAGAAATTGTCAAAATTTGCAATCAATTCTCCGTTCCATTTATTGCGAGAGGTTCAGGAACAGGTTTATCTGGTGGGGCTTTACCAACGGAAAATTCCGTTTTAATTGTCACTTCTTTAATGCGACAAATCCTCAGTATTGATTTAGAAAATCAACGGGCTGTAGTGCAACCAGGAGTAATTAATAGTTGGGTGACACAAGCCGTTAGCGGCGCTGGTTTTTATTTTGCACCTGACCCTTCTAGTCAAATTATTTGTTCCATTGGTGGCAATATTGCCGAAAATTCTGGGGGAGTCCATTGTTTAAAATATGGTGTGACAACAAATCATGTTTTAGGCTTAAAACTTGTGCTTCCTGACGGTGAAATAGTTGATGTTGGTGGACAAATTCCTGAAATGCCGGGTTATGATTTAACAGGTGTATTTGTCGGTTCAGAAGGAACATTAGGAATTGCCACAGAAATCACTTTAAAAATTCTCAAAAGTGCGGAATCTATTTGTGTATTACTAGCAGATTTTACCAGCGTAGATGCTGCGGCTGCCACTGTTTCTGATATTATCAGCGCGGGGATTATTCCCGGTGGCATGGAAATGATGGATAATATTAGTATCAATGCCGTAGAAGATGTTGTTGCTACTAATTGTTATCCTCGTGATGCGACGGCTATTTTGTTAGTAGAAATTGATGGTTTAGAAGTAGAAGTTTCTGCCAATAAACAGCGAGTTATAGAAATTTGCAAAAAGAATGGGGCGCGAAATGTTACTAGTGCTAGTGACCCAGAAACTAGATTAAAATTATGGAAAGGTAGAAAAGCAGCTTTTGCCGCAGCGGGACATATTAGCCCAGATTATTATGTGCAAGATGGGGTAATTCCTCGCACTCAATTACCTTATGTTCTCCAGGAAATTGAGAGATTAAGTTATGAATATGGTTATCCTATTGCTAATGTTTTTCATGCTGGAGATGGTAATTTACATCCATTAATTTTATTTGATAATTCTGTACATGGAGAATTGGAAAAAGTCGAAGAATTGGGAGGAGAAATTCTCAGGCTATGTGTAAGAGTAGGTGGAAGTATTTCCGGTGAACATGGTATTGGTGCTGATAAGAAATGCTATATGCCCGATATGTTTAGTGAAGCTGATTTAGAAACAATGCAATGGGTAAGACAGGTATTTAATCCCCAAGGTTTGGCAAATCCTGGCAAGATTTTTCCCACACCTCGCACTTGTGGAGAAGCAGCTAAAGCATCTATTCAACAATTCTCAGGTGTAGAAAGATTCTAA
- a CDS encoding UPF0175 family protein: protein MSIVITEDTLKTISMSEDELLLEIAIMLFQQEKFTLGQASNFAKMNQLQLQKILGSRQISPHYDLAELKEDIDSLEANNWL from the coding sequence ATGAGTATTGTAATTACAGAAGACACATTAAAAACAATTTCCATGTCTGAAGATGAATTACTCCTGGAAATAGCAATTATGTTATTTCAACAAGAAAAATTTACTCTTGGACAAGCGAGTAATTTTGCGAAAATGAATCAATTACAACTTCAAAAAATCTTAGGTAGTCGTCAAATCTCTCCCCACTATGATCTAGCAGAGTTGAAAGAAGATATTGATAGTTTAGAGGCTAATAACTGGCTATGA
- a CDS encoding DUF3368 domain-containing protein encodes MIIVSNTSPISNLAAIGQLNLLQKLYGNIMIPIMVYQEIIASGQTDPATLAIQNLDWIKIYPTTNETLLKQLQIILDPGEASAITLAVEFNADRLIIDERKGRNEAKKQGLKITGILGIILAAKEKGFIDLVQPLLDDLMVNGFWLNKSLYHEVLVLANEKNT; translated from the coding sequence ATGATTATTGTTAGTAATACTTCGCCTATTAGTAATTTAGCCGCTATTGGACAGCTTAATTTATTACAAAAACTTTATGGCAATATTATGATACCTATTATGGTCTATCAAGAAATTATTGCTTCTGGACAAACTGATCCAGCGACCCTTGCAATTCAAAATTTAGACTGGATTAAGATTTATCCTACCACCAATGAAACCTTACTAAAACAATTGCAAATAATTCTTGATCCTGGTGAAGCTTCTGCAATTACTCTGGCTGTTGAATTCAATGCAGATCGTTTAATTATTGATGAAAGAAAAGGCAGAAATGAAGCAAAAAAACAAGGTTTAAAAATAACTGGTATTTTAGGTATTATTTTAGCTGCTAAAGAAAAAGGATTTATTGACTTAGTTCAACCACTTTTAGATGATTTAATGGTTAATGGCTTTTGGCTTAATAAATCTTTATATCATGAAGTATTAGTATTAGCTAATGAGAAAAATACTTAA